From the Carya illinoinensis cultivar Pawnee chromosome 4, C.illinoinensisPawnee_v1, whole genome shotgun sequence genome, one window contains:
- the LOC122307056 gene encoding uncharacterized protein LOC122307056: MATQHNNNKRRGRPNVRNPEDQQESPRDSENLVDAATRLIEVFTSGQSAMQVQVPHLTAFDHFCKQHPPLFDGKGTELDADNWLERLEKIFSVISCTEEQKVEFAAYNLADVANGWWKATRGFIQQELGEAIPISWDKFKEAFNDRFFPVSIREAKAREFADLKQGTMTVRQYASKFVELSRFAPHLVHTEALKAEKFERGLNPRIMDSLLALKIRKFADLEDRAVILEENLRVRAGEFSQRKRPFYAMEQNKGKTPMYSPMPKPIQVVKPPQRGTTAPHPACQNCGKRHAGKCLMGTNICFKCGKIGHLARECTMLVAPNTQVQNQGQKNPAPARVFALTFDDADTSPNVVTGTDESTEELSITEEGEADV, encoded by the exons ATGGCAACACAACACAATAACAATAAACGTCGAGGGCGGCCCAATGTCCGTAATCCTGAAGATCAACAAGAATCTCCTAGAGATTCTGAAAACCTCGTTGATGCGGCAACTCGCCTTATAGAGGTTTTCACTAGTGGGCAATCCGCCATGCAAGTACAAGTCCCACATCTGACTGCTTTTGATCACTTCTGCAAACAGCATCCTCCGTTGTTTGATGGCAAGGGTACGGAATTAGATGCAGATAATTGGTTAGAGCGCTTGGAGAAAATTTTCAGTGTAATCAGCTGTACTGAGGAACAAAAGGTAGAATTTGCAGCATATAACTTGGCTGATGTGGCCAATGGGTGGTGGAAGGCCACTCGCGGATTTATTCAGCAGGAATTGGGCGAAGCTATCCCTATATCATGGGATAAATTTAAAGAGGCATTTAATGACCGGTTCTTTCCTGTATCCATTCGAGAGGCCAAGGCCCGAGAGTTTGCTGACTTGAAACAAGGGACAATGACAGTGAGACAGTATGCATCAAAATTTGTGGAGTTGTCGAGATTTGCCCCACACTTGGTCCACACTGAGGCATTGAAGGCCGAGAAGTTTGAGCGAGGCCTAAACCCCAGAATTATGGACTCCCTTCTTGCATTGAAGATTAGAAAGTTCGCGGACTTGGAAGATAGAGCAGTGATACTTGAGGAGAATTTACGAGTCCGGGCAGGGGAATTCAGTCAAAGGAAGAGGCCATTTTATGCCATGGAGCAAAATAAGGGCAAGACACCTATGTACAGCCCGATGCCCAAGCCAATCCAAGTGGTCAAACCTCCCCAACGTGGTACAACAGCGCCTCACCCCGCATGCCAAAACTGTGGCAAACGTCATGCTGGGAAGTGCCTTATGGGGACTAACATCTGCTTTAAATGTGGTAAGATAGGTCATTTGGCACGGGAGTGTACAATGCTTGTGGCCCCTAATACTCAAGTGCAGAATCAAGGGCAGAAGAATCCAGCACCGGCTCGAGTTTTCGCGTTAACATTTGATGATGCTGATACTTCTCCTAATGTGGTAACAG gtacagacgaatctactgaggagctgagtattACTGAGGAGGGAGAGGCcgatgtttag